In Biomphalaria glabrata chromosome 11, xgBioGlab47.1, whole genome shotgun sequence, the following proteins share a genomic window:
- the LOC106076946 gene encoding chymotrypsinogen A-like, with the protein MKYTLLTHILTALSTLAQIRSCQGACERDSSILIKRPLVDLDSYRKIYLRLRSPIKRGRLWKETAVPKSPESMSIFDEQCGVPKIDTSVTILNGSNAPEGSWPWQVLIRGEQKLCSGVLISDRWVLTAAHCINKTENIVMGLTDLDTWRLGTQYRSAAIEAIHRNFHPILKEGDIGLIMLNKPVAFNDYIRPICILKSSPWDFIYPEVCYVTGWGVHILGEKKIHSKMQQLKVQIMPHSSCRLLWSLRGIVIHSGHVCLEFNSTAHLAGACSGDSGGPLSCKIQGKYYLLGLASFVEKGCLRSFTPDVYTRVSDYLEWIKETITKHS; encoded by the exons ATGAAATACACGCTATTGACACACATA CTTACAGCCCTATCAACATTGGCGCAGATCAGGTCGTGTCAGGGTGCGTGTGAAAGGGACAGTTCAATTCTCATCAAGAGACCTCTGGTAGACCTTGACAGTTACAGAAAGATTTACCTCAGGCTACGCTCACCAATAAAACGTGGCCGCCTCTGGAAGGAAACTGCGGTACCCAAATCACCGGAAAGCATGAGCATTTTTGACGAGCAGTGCGGGGTCCCCAAGATTGACACGTCAGTGACCATTTTAAACGGAAGCAACGCCCCTGAAGGGTCGTGGCCATGGCAGGTGCTAATCAGAGGCGAGCAGAAGCTGTGCAGCGGCGTCCTCATCTCAGACAGGTGGGTGCTGACGGCGGCGCACTGTATcaacaaaacagaaaatattGTTATGGGGCTTACAGATCTGGATACGTGGAGGCTGGGCACCCAGTATAGGTCAGCCGCCATTGAGGCGATTCATAGAAATTTCCATCCAATCTTAAAAGAGGGCGACATCGGGCTGATTATGCTAAACAAGCCGGTGGCTTTTAACGACTATATCCGGCCTATTTGTATTCTGAAGTCGAGCCCCTGGGACTTTATCTACCCGGAAGTCTGCTACGTCACAGGCTGGGGGGTCCACATCCTCGGCGAGAAAAAAATACACAGTAAAATGCAGCAGCTGAAGGTCCAGATCATGCCCCATTCCAGCTGCAGGCTGCTGTGGAGCCTGAGAGGCATCGTCATCCACTCGGGGCATGTCTGCCTGGAATTTAACTCCACAGCGCACTTGGCCGGGGCCTGCAGCGGGGACTCTGGGGGCCCCCTGAGCTGCAAGATCCAGGGGAAGTATTACTTGCTGGGCCTCGCTAGCTTCGTGGAAAAAGGTTGTTTGCGGAGCTTCACGCCTGACGTGTACACGCGCGTGTCTGACTATTTGGAGTGGATTAAAGAAACTATTACAAAGCACAGCTGA
- the LOC106077361 gene encoding plasma kallikrein-like, producing MHANVSKLLLNILVIPNLIEACQRSSPPHECHRPHWTQPPSPDKSPYVPPHTTKTFHGRTSGESLYTQNSKDWSGQTEVTTADDTRHDMDIQLSSCGTMANDPQGMIINGVLASEKSWPWMGMLKGERGLCGAVLISDRWALTAAHCLPNVFDLTFGQRDRARWSNGTQLRSADIEMAHPEYDKEKKMADIALIKLNESIEVTDSVHPICLPGPDMTYSACYVTGWGRNSLKSESSSRFLKQIKVNIMPQNACAYKWKLDGVHITKKHLCLKIDEPWPHPGLCSGDSGSPLSCKSSDRYYVIALGEFVETGCQRKYYPDVFTRVFPYMDWIRKTIKIYGLD from the exons ATGCACGCGAATGTGTCTAAG cttcttttaaatattttagttatCCCAAACCTCATTGAAGCGTGTCAAAGATCTTCACCTCCCCACGAATGTCATCGCCCACACTGGACTCAGCCTCCGTCGCCTGACAAAAGTCCATACGTACCACCACATACTACTAAGACATTTCATGGGAGAACATCAGGTGAAAGCTTGTATACGCAAAACAGCAAGGATTGGTCAGGCCAGACGGAAGTAACGACAGCAGACGACACACGTCACGACATGGACATTCAGCTTAGCAGTTGCGGCACGATGGCAAACGATCCTCAGGGCATGATCATAAATGGCGTTTTGGCTTCTGAAAAGTCCTGGCCGTGGATGGGTATGTTAAAGGGCGAGAGAGGACTGTGTGGGGCAGTGCTCATCTCGGACCGGTGGGCCCTCACCGCTGCGCATTGCCTCCCCAATGTATTTGATTTGACTTTTGGGCAAAGAGACAGAGCCCGCTGGTCGAACGGAACTCAGCTGCGTAGCGCTGATATCGAAATGGCTCATCCTGAatatgacaaagaaaaaaagatggcGGACATCGCCCTTATTAAACTCAATGAGTCGATCGAAGTGACTGACTCTGTACACCCAATCTGTCTGCCTGGTCCCGACATGACGTATTCTGCCTGCTACGTCACAGGGTGGGGTCGCAACTCTTTGAAGAGTGAGAGTAGTTCAAGGTTTCTCAAACAGATCAAGGTCAACATCATGCCGCAGAACGCATGCGCGTACAAGTGGAAGTTAGACGGTGTCCATATCACCAAAAAGCATCTCTGTCTAAAAATAGACGAACCTTGGCCGCATCCTGGGCTGTGCAGTGGAGACTCGGGGTCGCCATTGAGCTGCAAGTCCAGCGACCGGTACTACGTCATAGCACTGGGCGAGTTTGTAGAGACCGGATGTCAGAGGAAATATTATCCTGATGTCTTTACGAGAGTATTTCCTTACATGGACTGgataagaaaaacaataaaaatatatggaCTGGATtag
- the LOC129921709 gene encoding homeobox-like protein HDP1, giving the protein MPLTPSQVSLTDPPFSGLTPTQADERLVRLNKLNKLNRLNRLNKLNRLNRLNKLNKLNRLNKLNRLNKLNKLNRLNRLNKLNRLNKLNRLNRLNRLNKLNKLNRLNKLNRLNKLNKLNRLNKLNKLNRLNKLKWFNKLNKLNKLNRLNKLNRLNRLNKLNRLNKLNKLNRLNRLNRLNKLNKLNRLNKLNRLNKLNKLNRLNKLNKLNRLNKLKWLNKLNKLNKLNKLNKLNKLKWLNKLNKLNKLNRLNKLNKLNRLNKLNRLNKLNKLNRLNRLNKLNRLNKLNRLNRLNRLNRLNKLNKLNRLNKLNRLNKLNKLNRLNKLNKLNRLNKLKWLNKLNKLNKLNKLNKLNKLNRLNKLNRLNKLNRLNKLNRLNRLNKLNKLNRLNKLNRLNRLNRLNRLNKLNRLNKLNKLNRLNKLNKWRNRNGTVFIVFMKIKLN; this is encoded by the coding sequence GTTGAACAAGTTGAACAAGTTGAACAGGTTGAATAGGTTAAACAAGTTGAACAGGTTGAACAGGTTGAACAAGCTGAACAAGTTGAACAGGTTGAACAAGTTGAACAGGTTGAACAAGTTAAACAAGTTGAACAGGTTGAACAGGTTGAACAAGTTGAACAGGTTGAACAAGTTGAACAGGTTGAACAGGTTGAACAGGTTGAACAAGCTGAACAAGTTGAACAGGTTGAACAAGTTGAACAGGTTGAACAAGTTGAACAAGTTGAACAGGTTGAACAAGTTGAACAAGTTGAACAGGTTGAACAAGTTGAAATGGTTTAACAAGCTGAACAAGTTGAACAAGTTGAACAGGTTGAACAAGTTGAACAGGTTGAACAGGTTGAACAAGTTGAACAGGTTGAACAAGTTAAACAAGTTGAACAGGTTGAACAGGTTGAACAGGTTGAACAAGCTGAACAAGTTGAACAGGTTGAACAAGTTGAACAGGTTGAACAAGTTGAACAAGTTGAACAGGTTGAACAAGTTGAACAAGTTGAACAGGTTGAACAAGTTGAAATGGTTGAACAAGTTGAACAAGTTGAACAAGTTGAACAAGTTGAACAAGCTGAACAAGTTGAAATGGTTGAACAAGCTGAACAAGTTGAACAAGTTGAACAGGTTGAACAAGTTGAACAAGTTGAACAGGTTGAACAAGTTGAACAGGTTGAACAAGTTAAACAAGTTGAACAGGTTGAACAGGTTGAACAAGTTGAACAGGTTGAACAAGTTGAACAGGTTGAACAGGTTGAACAGGTTGAACAGGTTGAACAAGCTGAACAAGTTGAACAGGTTGAACAAGTTGAACAGGTTGAACAAGTTGAACAAGTTGAACAGGTTGAACAAGTTGAACAAGTTGAACAGGTTGAACAAGTTGAAATGGTTGAACAAGCTGAACAAGTTGAACAAGTTGAACAAGTTGAACAAGCTGAACAAGTTGAACAGGTTGAACAAGTTGAACAGGTTGAACAAGTTGAACAGGTTGAACAAGTTGAACAGGTTGAACAGGTTGAACAAGTTGAACAAGTTGAACAGGTTGAACAAGTTGAACAGGTTGAACAGGTTGAACAGGTTGAACAGGTTGAACAAGTTGAACAGGTTGAACAAGTTGAACAAGTTGAACAGGTTGAACAAGTTGAACAAATGGAGGAATAGAAACGGAACAGTGTTTATAGTGTTCATGaagattaaattaaattaa